The proteins below are encoded in one region of Homo sapiens chromosome 2, GRCh38.p14 Primary Assembly:
- the WIPF1 gene encoding WAS/WASL-interacting protein family member 1 isoform b (isoform b is encoded by transcript variant 6) produces the protein MPVPPPPAPPPPPTFALANTEKPTLNKTEQAGRNALLSDISKGKKLKKTVTNDRSAPILDKPKGAGAGGGGGGFGGGGGFGGGGGGGGGGSFGGGGPPGLGGLFQAGMPKLRSTANRDNDSGGSRPPLLPPGGRSTSAKPFSPPSGPGRFPVPSPGHRSGPPEPQRNRMPPPRPDVGSKPDSIPPPVPSTPRPIQSSPHNRGSPPVPGGPRQPSPGPTPPPFPGNRGTALGGGSIRQSPLSSSSPFSNRPPLPPTPSRALDDKPPPPPPPVGNRPSIHREAVPPPPPQNNKPPVPSTPRPSASSQAPPPPPPPSRPGPPPLPPSSSGNDETPRLPQRNLSLSSSTPPLPSPGRSGPLPPPPSERPPPPVRDPPGRSGPLPPPPPVSRNGSTSRALPATPQLPSRSGVDSPRSGPRPPLPPDRPSAGAPPPPPPSTSIRNGFQDSPCEDEWESRFYFHPISDLPPPEPYVQTTKSYPSKLARNESRSGSNRRERGAPPLPPIPRPPKQAAE, from the exons ATGCCTGTCCCTCCCCCTCCAGCACCCCCGCCGCCCCCGACGTTTGCACTG GCCAATACAGAGAAGCCTACCTTGAATAAGACAGAGCAGGCTGGGAGAAATGCTCTCCTTTCTGATATCAGCAAAGGGAAGAAACTAAAGAAGACGGTCACCAATGACAGAAGTGCACCAATACTGGACA AACCTAAAGGAGCTGGTGCTGGAGGCGGTGGTGGTGGCTTTGGTGGAGGCGGCGGATTTGGCGGAGGAGGTGGTGGCGGAGGCGGTGGAAGTTTTGGAGGGGGCGGACCTCCAGGTCTGGGAGGATtgttccaggctggaatgccgaAGCTGAGATCCACGGCCAACAGGGATAATG ATTCTGGAGGAAGCCGACCACCATTGTTGCCACCGGGAGGAAGATCCACATCTGCGAAACCCTTTTCACCCCCAAGTGGCCCAGGGAGGTTTCCTGTGCCTTCTCCAGGCCACAGAAGTGGTCCCCCAGAGCCTCAGAGGAACCGAATGCCGCCCCCAAGGCCCGACGTGGGCTCAAAGCCTGATAGCATTCCTCCTCCAGTACCTAGTACTCCAAGACCCATTCAATCAAGTCCGCACAACCGGGGGTCCCCACCAGTGCCCGGAGGCCCCAGGCAGCCCAGCCCCGGGCCCACTCCTCCCCCTTTCCCTGGAAACCGCGGCACTGCTTTGGGAGGAGGCTCAATACGTCAGTCCCCCTTGAGCTCCTCCTCGCCCTTCTCCAACCGGCCTCCCCTGCCGCCTACCCCCAGCAGGGCCTTGGATGACAAACcccctccaccacctcctccagtGGGCAACAGGCCCTCCATCCACAGGGAAGCggttccccctcctcctcctcagaacAACAAGCCTCCAGTGCCTTCCACTCCGCGGCCTTCGGCCTCCTCACAGGCCCCACCTCCGCcgccacctcccagcaggcccggGCCGCCTCCTCTGCCTCCAAGTTCCAGCGGCAATGACGAAACCCCAAGACTCCCACAGCGGAATCTGTCCCTCAGTTCGTCCACGCCCCCGTTACCTTCGCCAGGACGTTCAGGTCCTCTTCCTCCCCCGCCCAGTGAGAGACCCCCACCTCCAGTGAGGGACCCGCCAGGCCGATCAG gccccctcccaccacctcctccagtAAGCAGAAACGGCAGCACATCTCGGGCCCTGCCTGCTACCCCTCAGTTGCCATCCAGGAGTGGAGTAGACAGTCCCAGGAGTGGACCCAggcctccccttcctcctgaTAGGCCCAGTGCTGGGGcacctcccccacctccaccatcaACATCTATTAGAAATGGCTTCCAAGACTCTCCATGTGAAG ATGAGTGGGAAAGCAGATTCTACTTCCATCCGATTTCCGATTTGCCACCTCCAGAGCCATATGTACAAACGACCAAAAGTTATCCCAGCAAACTGGCAAGAAACGAAAGCCGGA GTGGATCCAACCGAAGAGAAAGGGGTGCTCCACCACTCCCTCCCATCCCGAG ACCACCTAAGCAAGCTGCTGAGTAA
- the WIPF1 gene encoding WAS/WASL-interacting protein family member 1 isoform X1 — protein MPVPPPPAPPPPPTFALANTEKPTLNKTEQAGRNALLSDISKGKKLKKTVTNDRSAPILDKPKGAGAGGGGGGFGGGGGFGGGGGGGGGGSFGGGGPPGLGGLFQAGMPKLRSTANRDNDSGGSRPPLLPPGGRSTSAKPFSPPSGPGRFPVPSPGHRSGPPEPQRNRMPPPRPDVGSKPDSIPPPVPSTPRPIQSSPHNRGSPPVPGGPRQPSPGPTPPPFPGNRGTALGGGSIRQSPLSSSSPFSNRPPLPPTPSRALDDKPPPPPPPVGNRPSIHREAVPPPPPQNNKPPVPSTPRPSASSQAPPPPPPPSRPGPPPLPPSSSGNDETPRLPQRNLSLSSSTPPLPSPGRSGPLPPPPSERPPPPVRDPPGRSGPLPPPPPVSRNGSTSRALPATPQLPSRSGVDSPRSGPRPPLPPDRPSAGAPPPPPPSTSIRNGFQDSPCEDEWESRFYFHPISDLPPPEPYVQTTKSYPSKLARNESRSGSNRRERGAPPLPPIPR, from the exons ATGCCTGTCCCTCCCCCTCCAGCACCCCCGCCGCCCCCGACGTTTGCACTG GCCAATACAGAGAAGCCTACCTTGAATAAGACAGAGCAGGCTGGGAGAAATGCTCTCCTTTCTGATATCAGCAAAGGGAAGAAACTAAAGAAGACGGTCACCAATGACAGAAGTGCACCAATACTGGACA AACCTAAAGGAGCTGGTGCTGGAGGCGGTGGTGGTGGCTTTGGTGGAGGCGGCGGATTTGGCGGAGGAGGTGGTGGCGGAGGCGGTGGAAGTTTTGGAGGGGGCGGACCTCCAGGTCTGGGAGGATtgttccaggctggaatgccgaAGCTGAGATCCACGGCCAACAGGGATAATG ATTCTGGAGGAAGCCGACCACCATTGTTGCCACCGGGAGGAAGATCCACATCTGCGAAACCCTTTTCACCCCCAAGTGGCCCAGGGAGGTTTCCTGTGCCTTCTCCAGGCCACAGAAGTGGTCCCCCAGAGCCTCAGAGGAACCGAATGCCGCCCCCAAGGCCCGACGTGGGCTCAAAGCCTGATAGCATTCCTCCTCCAGTACCTAGTACTCCAAGACCCATTCAATCAAGTCCGCACAACCGGGGGTCCCCACCAGTGCCCGGAGGCCCCAGGCAGCCCAGCCCCGGGCCCACTCCTCCCCCTTTCCCTGGAAACCGCGGCACTGCTTTGGGAGGAGGCTCAATACGTCAGTCCCCCTTGAGCTCCTCCTCGCCCTTCTCCAACCGGCCTCCCCTGCCGCCTACCCCCAGCAGGGCCTTGGATGACAAACcccctccaccacctcctccagtGGGCAACAGGCCCTCCATCCACAGGGAAGCggttccccctcctcctcctcagaacAACAAGCCTCCAGTGCCTTCCACTCCGCGGCCTTCGGCCTCCTCACAGGCCCCACCTCCGCcgccacctcccagcaggcccggGCCGCCTCCTCTGCCTCCAAGTTCCAGCGGCAATGACGAAACCCCAAGACTCCCACAGCGGAATCTGTCCCTCAGTTCGTCCACGCCCCCGTTACCTTCGCCAGGACGTTCAGGTCCTCTTCCTCCCCCGCCCAGTGAGAGACCCCCACCTCCAGTGAGGGACCCGCCAGGCCGATCAG gccccctcccaccacctcctccagtAAGCAGAAACGGCAGCACATCTCGGGCCCTGCCTGCTACCCCTCAGTTGCCATCCAGGAGTGGAGTAGACAGTCCCAGGAGTGGACCCAggcctccccttcctcctgaTAGGCCCAGTGCTGGGGcacctcccccacctccaccatcaACATCTATTAGAAATGGCTTCCAAGACTCTCCATGTGAAG ATGAGTGGGAAAGCAGATTCTACTTCCATCCGATTTCCGATTTGCCACCTCCAGAGCCATATGTACAAACGACCAAAAGTTATCCCAGCAAACTGGCAAGAAACGAAAGCCGGA GTGGATCCAACCGAAGAGAAAGGGGTGCTCCACCACTCCCTCCCATCCCGAGGTGA
- the WIPF1 gene encoding WAS/WASL-interacting protein family member 1 isoform d (isoform d is encoded by transcript variant 10), translating into MPVPPPPAPPPPPTFALANTEKPTLNKTEQAGRNALLSDISKGKKLKKTVTNDRSAPILDIPSTPRPIQSSPHNRGSPPVPGGPRQPSPGPTPPPFPGNRGTALGGGSIRQSPLSSSSPFSNRPPLPPTPSRALDDKPPPPPPPVGNRPSIHREAVPPPPPQNNKPPVPSTPRPSASSQAPPPPPPPSRPGPPPLPPSSSGNDETPRLPQRNLSLSSSTPPLPSPGRSGPLPPPPSERPPPPVRDPPGRSGPLPPPPPVSRNGSTSRALPATPQLPSRSGVDSPRSGPRPPLPPDRPSAGAPPPPPPSTSIRNGFQDSPCEDEWESRFYFHPISDLPPPEPYVQTTKSYPSKLARNESRSGSNRRERGAPPLPPIPR; encoded by the exons ATGCCTGTCCCTCCCCCTCCAGCACCCCCGCCGCCCCCGACGTTTGCACTG GCCAATACAGAGAAGCCTACCTTGAATAAGACAGAGCAGGCTGGGAGAAATGCTCTCCTTTCTGATATCAGCAAAGGGAAGAAACTAAAGAAGACGGTCACCAATGACAGAAGTGCACCAATACTGGACA TACCTAGTACTCCAAGACCCATTCAATCAAGTCCGCACAACCGGGGGTCCCCACCAGTGCCCGGAGGCCCCAGGCAGCCCAGCCCCGGGCCCACTCCTCCCCCTTTCCCTGGAAACCGCGGCACTGCTTTGGGAGGAGGCTCAATACGTCAGTCCCCCTTGAGCTCCTCCTCGCCCTTCTCCAACCGGCCTCCCCTGCCGCCTACCCCCAGCAGGGCCTTGGATGACAAACcccctccaccacctcctccagtGGGCAACAGGCCCTCCATCCACAGGGAAGCggttccccctcctcctcctcagaacAACAAGCCTCCAGTGCCTTCCACTCCGCGGCCTTCGGCCTCCTCACAGGCCCCACCTCCGCcgccacctcccagcaggcccggGCCGCCTCCTCTGCCTCCAAGTTCCAGCGGCAATGACGAAACCCCAAGACTCCCACAGCGGAATCTGTCCCTCAGTTCGTCCACGCCCCCGTTACCTTCGCCAGGACGTTCAGGTCCTCTTCCTCCCCCGCCCAGTGAGAGACCCCCACCTCCAGTGAGGGACCCGCCAGGCCGATCAG gccccctcccaccacctcctccagtAAGCAGAAACGGCAGCACATCTCGGGCCCTGCCTGCTACCCCTCAGTTGCCATCCAGGAGTGGAGTAGACAGTCCCAGGAGTGGACCCAggcctccccttcctcctgaTAGGCCCAGTGCTGGGGcacctcccccacctccaccatcaACATCTATTAGAAATGGCTTCCAAGACTCTCCATGTGAAG ATGAGTGGGAAAGCAGATTCTACTTCCATCCGATTTCCGATTTGCCACCTCCAGAGCCATATGTACAAACGACCAAAAGTTATCCCAGCAAACTGGCAAGAAACGAAAGCCGGA GTGGATCCAACCGAAGAGAAAGGGGTGCTCCACCACTCCCTCCCATCCCGAGGTGA
- the WIPF1 gene encoding WAS/WASL-interacting protein family member 1 isoform c (isoform c is encoded by transcript variant 8) gives MPVPPPPAPPPPPTFALANTEKPTLNKTEQAGRNALLSDISKGKKLKKTVTNDRSAPILDKPKGAGAGGGGGGFGGGGGFGGGGGGGGGGSFGGGGPPGLGGLFQAGMPKLRSTANRDNDSGGSRPPLLPPGGRSTSAKPFSPPSGPGRFPVPSPGHRSGPPEPQRNRMPPPRPDVGSKPDSIPPPVPSTPRPIQSSPHNRGSPPVPGGPRQPSPGPTPPPFPGNRGTALGGGSIRQSPLSSSSPFSNRPPLPPTPSRALDDKPPPPPPPVGNRPSIHREAVPPPPPQNNKPPVPSTPRPSASSQAPPPPPPPSRPGPPPLPPSSSGNDETPRLPQRNLSLSSSTPPLPSPGRSGPLPPPPSERPPPPVRDPPGRSGMTRRGVSCFQNPACPNVPIILSVKIV, from the exons ATGCCTGTCCCTCCCCCTCCAGCACCCCCGCCGCCCCCGACGTTTGCACTG GCCAATACAGAGAAGCCTACCTTGAATAAGACAGAGCAGGCTGGGAGAAATGCTCTCCTTTCTGATATCAGCAAAGGGAAGAAACTAAAGAAGACGGTCACCAATGACAGAAGTGCACCAATACTGGACA AACCTAAAGGAGCTGGTGCTGGAGGCGGTGGTGGTGGCTTTGGTGGAGGCGGCGGATTTGGCGGAGGAGGTGGTGGCGGAGGCGGTGGAAGTTTTGGAGGGGGCGGACCTCCAGGTCTGGGAGGATtgttccaggctggaatgccgaAGCTGAGATCCACGGCCAACAGGGATAATG ATTCTGGAGGAAGCCGACCACCATTGTTGCCACCGGGAGGAAGATCCACATCTGCGAAACCCTTTTCACCCCCAAGTGGCCCAGGGAGGTTTCCTGTGCCTTCTCCAGGCCACAGAAGTGGTCCCCCAGAGCCTCAGAGGAACCGAATGCCGCCCCCAAGGCCCGACGTGGGCTCAAAGCCTGATAGCATTCCTCCTCCAGTACCTAGTACTCCAAGACCCATTCAATCAAGTCCGCACAACCGGGGGTCCCCACCAGTGCCCGGAGGCCCCAGGCAGCCCAGCCCCGGGCCCACTCCTCCCCCTTTCCCTGGAAACCGCGGCACTGCTTTGGGAGGAGGCTCAATACGTCAGTCCCCCTTGAGCTCCTCCTCGCCCTTCTCCAACCGGCCTCCCCTGCCGCCTACCCCCAGCAGGGCCTTGGATGACAAACcccctccaccacctcctccagtGGGCAACAGGCCCTCCATCCACAGGGAAGCggttccccctcctcctcctcagaacAACAAGCCTCCAGTGCCTTCCACTCCGCGGCCTTCGGCCTCCTCACAGGCCCCACCTCCGCcgccacctcccagcaggcccggGCCGCCTCCTCTGCCTCCAAGTTCCAGCGGCAATGACGAAACCCCAAGACTCCCACAGCGGAATCTGTCCCTCAGTTCGTCCACGCCCCCGTTACCTTCGCCAGGACGTTCAGGTCCTCTTCCTCCCCCGCCCAGTGAGAGACCCCCACCTCCAGTGAGGGACCCGCCAGGCCGATCAGGTATGACAAGACGTGGAGTGAGTTGCTTCCAAAACCCAGCCTGCCCAAATGTACCAATAATCCTGTCAGTCAAGATAGTCTAA